Proteins from a genomic interval of Zingiber officinale cultivar Zhangliang chromosome 2A, Zo_v1.1, whole genome shotgun sequence:
- the LOC122040715 gene encoding pentatricopeptide repeat-containing protein At3g61520, mitochondrial-like: MKLVKNPCLPLTALRRCHTASSTTAAAATDFDCDGGGGSRSDVKHQKPSSNASPRHLKYQLYSLLGSASPGRLSAALSILRGMLLPDSTSPPDAVTRSIVFSCLAKRSQPLNEESLALLVEMAKMGLFPHDAILFSQFITKLCRCGATSGAWDFFHAVKDAGGSFEASVCNALLTGLAAIQDFTRMNLLFSEMKGLGVRPDVFTFGILINSLCKSRGIDDALNLLDAMSSPDSEVTPGTIIFNTVIDGLCKAGRLQDGLSLLDRMKSSHVCDPDSVTYNTLIDAFCKAAELDMAHKLLTSMEKERVSVNVVTLNTFVNGMCRHGMIGSALDFFRKKKVKWPEVKGNAITYKILIGAFLHSNKVGRAMGLFDEMIKEGVSPDSTTYSTLIYGLTQVGKLDDAYSNALLMRKNGFRVDIKSYNILISGFCKKKRLDKALEIHDEICEAGLRPDIFTYTSLIDAFCKAGDFSKAGKFLNKMVDNGCNPNVVTYGTLINGYCKSGDLEQAMKIFKSMDVSMVPANTVIYTILIDSYCKNQKVDAAIYLFDEMQEKDILPNARIYTTIFKGLKNRNMPDKAFELMDKMNLQGCKPDYVTMDLLTGWLTVIGETERLRLFVQRTTSSNIDSGNPDV, translated from the coding sequence ATGAAGCTGGTGAAGAATCCGTGTTTGCCTTTGACAGCTCTCCGCCGCTGCCACACCGCCTCCTCTACTACAGCCGCCGCTGCCACCGACTTTGATTGCGATGGTGGCGGAGGCAGCCGGAGCGACGTGAAACACCAGAAACCCTCTAGCAATGCCTCACCTCGCCACCTTAAATACCAGCTCTATTCCCTGCTCGGTTCCGCCTCTCCCGGCCGCCTCTCCGCCGCCTTGTCGATCCTCCGCGGCATGCTTCTCCCCGACTCCACTTCCCCTCCTGACGCCGTCACTCGGTCGATCGTTTTCTCCTGCCTGGCTAAGCGTAGCCAGCCCCTGAACGAGGAGTCCctcgccctcctcgtcgagatgGCCAAGATGGGACTTTTTCCGCACGACGCCATCCTGTTCAGTCAGTTCATCACCAAGCTGTGCCGCTGCGGCGCCACCTCCGGGGCCTGGGATTTCTTTCACGCGGTAAAGGATGCTGGCGGCTCCTTCGAGGCCTCTGTGTGCAACGCCCTCTTGACTGGCCTCGCTGCAATTCAAGACTTCACAAGGATGAATCTTCTGTTTTCGGAGATGAAAGGCTTGGGCGTGCGCCCTGACGTATTCACCTTCGGTATACTCATCAATAGCCTATGCAAATCCCGTGGCATCGACGATGCACTGAACTTGCTCGACGCAATGTCAAGCCCAGATTCAGAGGTCACCCCTGGCACAATCATTTTTAACACTGTCATCGATGGGCTCTGCAAGGCAGGAAGGCTTCAGGATGGTCTCTCCTTGCTTGATAGGATGAAATCAAGCCATGTTTGTGATCCTGACAGTGTGACTTACAACACCTTGATCGATGCCTTCTGCAAGGCTGCAGAGTTGGACATGGCTCACAAATTACTTACCAGCATGGAGAAGGAAAGGGTGTCTGTCAATGTGGTTACTCTGAATACCTTTGTAAATGGAATGTGCAGGCATGGGATGATCGGAAGTGCCCTAGATTTTTTccgaaagaaaaaggtcaagtgGCCGGAAGTTAAAGGCAATGCTATCACCTATAAAATCCTGATTGGTGCTTTTCTTCATTCCAACAAAGTAGGAAGGGCGATGGGGTTGTTTGATGAGATGATCAAGGAAGGAGTTTCCCCTGATTCTACAACATACTCCACTCTCATCTATGGGTTGACTCAAGTTGGTAAATTGGATGATGCTTATTCGAATGCCTTGTTGATGAGAAAGAATGGTTTTCGAGTAGACATAAAGAGCTATAACATTTTGATCAGTGGGTTTTGCAAGAAGAAGAGGTTGGATAAGGCATTGGAGATACACGATGAAATATGTGAGGCAGGGCTTAGGCCTGATATCTTCACATACACTTCTTTGATTGATGCTTTCTGCAAGGCTGGTGATTTTTCAAAGGCTGGTAaattcctcaacaaaatggtcgaCAATGGATGCAACCCTAACGTTGTGACTTATGGAACTTTGATCAATGGTTACTGCAAATCTGGTGATCTTGAGCAGGCCATGAAGATCTTCAAGAGCATGGATGTGTCAATGGTGCCGGCCAACACTGTTATTTATACTATCCTCATTGATTCTTATTGTAAGAATCAAAAagttgatgcagcaatatacctCTTCGATGAGATGCAGGAAAAAGATATATTGCCCAACGCCAGGATCTACACTACTATTTTCAAGGGTCTTAAGAACCGTAACATGCCTGATAAAGCCTTCGAGCTTATGGACAAGATGAATTTGCAGGGATGCAAACCAGACTATGTGACAATGGATCTTCTTACAGGATGGTTAACTGTGATCGGTGAGACGGAGAGACTGAGACTATTTGTGCAACGGACGACATCTTCTAATATCGACTCGGGCAATCCTGATGTTTAA
- the LOC122043543 gene encoding uncharacterized protein LOC122043543, translating into MPLLTGVGPTCRSLPAADDHRRRWRPPPVVAAGDHRPPPQPATTAGCRLPIATTVGDHRRLSPADRRRRRRPLTAAAVNNHRQSSPADRCRRRPPSATVASCRWRLSAEKANDDDRWLP; encoded by the coding sequence ATGCCGCTGCTCACCGGCGTCGGCCCCACCTGCCGATCGCTGCCGGCCGCCGACGACCATCGCCGCCGCTGGCGACCACCGCCGGTCGTCGCTGCTGGTGACCATCGCCCCCCGCCGCAGCCAGCGACCACCGCCGGTTGCCGCCTGCCGATCGCCACCACCGTCGGCGACCACCGCCGGTTGTCGCCTGCCGATCGCCGCCGTCGTCGGCGACCACTGACTGCCGCTGCCGTCAACAACCACCGCCAGTCGTCGCCTGCCGACCGCTGTCGCCGGCGACCACCATCGGCGACCGTCGCTAGTTGTCGGTGGCGGCTGTCGGCGGAGAAGGCCAACGACGACGATCGTTGGTTGCCGTAA